Proteins encoded in a region of the Populus alba chromosome 13, ASM523922v2, whole genome shotgun sequence genome:
- the LOC118039480 gene encoding putative F-box/FBD/LRR-repeat protein At4g03220 yields the protein METRSTKRKKLWLASNNEGDNDIDRISDLPDAILHHILLLLPLKSIAQTSVLSQRWRSLWSSFPDLDFTTMNPSKAICSTPKFKSKRWWSSMDFIANVLALRDKHSDLRALRFRAHLSFSHLNGLIRRAIRCNVQELDVEVATGDYFNFPRGVITSESLRVLKLRSRYPGFRLLPSSVMTIGFPLLHTLSLSLVILYEQSSLLDLFTESSFPCLKNLNLDACFGMKHLKVCCRALEDLTIEKCFQLHSLDICSAKLENLRVASCFDAYSDKTWFKVNAPRLRSISWEYNSITASSSLVNLTSLHEASVGFSLLHENLSVDKLQSVCNFLSGLSHVHSLTLDSQCVEILSNKSDIINLLHPFNNLKVLELHTGFEKNNIPGLAFLFRSSPTLHTLILKIINDFKTERRQWNRDLWDLSTSAEEQYWESQLQALRPFLDHLKVVKIHGFLECENEVSLAKFLLKHGKDLQEMTLCTSKYCNFKDSLRRQKVRSQIMGFSWASSNAKIVFLLSSS from the exons ATGGAAACAAGATCCACCAAGAGAAAAAAGTTGTGGTTAGCATCAAATAATGAAGGTGATAATGACATTGACAGGATCAGCGATCTCCCTGATGCTATCCTCCATCACATTCTCTTGCTTCTTCCCCTTAAATCCATTGCTCAAACCAGTGTCTTATCTCAAAGATGGAGATCTCTCTGGTCCTCGTTTCCTGACCTTGATTTCACCACAATGAACCCTAGTAAGGCCATTTGTTCTACACCAAAGTTTAAATCGAAAAGATGGTGGTCATCGATGGACTTCATCGCGAATGTTCTAGCTCTCCGTGACAAGCATTCTGATCTAAGAGCCCTTCGCTTTCGTGCACATTTGAGTTTCTCCCATCTAAATGGTTTGATCCGAAGAGCAATTAGGTGTAATGTGCAAGAACTTGATGTGGAAGTCGCCACCGGTGACTACTTCAATTTCCCTCGAGGAGTCATAACGAGTGAATCTTTGCGGGTTCTCAAACTGAGATCTCGGTATCCCGGTTTTAGATTGCTTCCATCTTCGGTAATGACTATTGGGTTTCCTTTACTCCACACATTGTCACTATCACTTGTCATTTTATATGAACAATCCTCCCTCTTGGACTTGTTTACAGAATCATCTTTTCCTTGTCTAAAGAATCTTAATCTCGATGCTTGTTTTGGGATGAAACATCTCAAGGTTTGTTGTCGAGCCCTTGAAGATTTAACAATAGAGAAATGTTTTCAGCTACATAGTTTGGACATTTGTTCTGCAAAATTGGAGAATTTAAGAGTTGCAAGCTGTTTTGATGCATACAGTGATAAGACATGGTTTAAGGTCAATGCACCAAGGCTCAGGAGCATTTCGTGGGAATATAATTCTATTACTGCTAGCAGTTCTCTAGTGAACTTGACCTCTCTGCATGAGGCCTCAGTTGGTTTCTCTCTACTTCATGAAAATTTGAGCGTGGACAAGCTTCAGAGTGTGTGCAATTTTTTATCTGGACTCTCTCATGTCCATAGTTTAACTCTTGATAGCCAATGTGTTGAG ATTCTATCAAACAAGAGTGATATTATAAACCTTCTCCATCCATTTAACAACCTTAAGGTTCTGGAGTTGCATACCGGTTTCgagaaaaataatataccaGGATTAGCATTCCTATTCAGGAGCTCTCCCACGTTGCACACACTCATCCTCAAGATCATCAATGACTTCAAGACTGAAAGAAGA cAATGGAATAGGGACTTGTGGGACCTGTCTACCTCTGCAGAGGAGCAATATTGGGAATCCCAACTCCAAGCTTTAAGGCCTTTCCTAGACCACCTCAAGGTAGTAAAGATACATGGATTCTTAGAGTGTGAAAACGAAGTTAGCCTAGCAAAGTTTTTGCTCAAGCATGGGAAGGACTTGCAAGAAATGACACTTTGCACATCAAAGTATTGCAACTTTAAGGATTCTCTTCGGCGACAAAAAGTTCGGTCACAAATAATGGGGTTCTCTTGGGCTTCTTCTAATGCTAAAATTGTATTCTTACTGTCCTCTTCATag